GATTGCCCATCGGCTGTCTACTGTTGTGAACGCCGATCGCATTTTGGTGTTGGATCAAGGGCAGCTGGTAGAGCAGGGCAATCACGGCGACTTGTTAGCCGCCGGTGGCCACTACGCAAAGCTTTGGCAGGCGCAGCAATCTGAAGTGCGGCACTCAAACTGATATTTCGCTCACGCAGGCGATGGATTGCATTAAAAGTTGCAAGTCAGAAAAATAAAAAGTGTAGATAATCTGGGCTGAAAGCCCGCGCTACAACGGGATACTTCTAATTACCGCAAGCTAGCCCGTTGCGCACTTGGCACCATGGCAAAGTGCGCAACCGGTGTTGCTTTAGTGGCCTGCCATGGCGAGGCTGGCGTGCTGATCGGCACTGCGGTAGAAGGCCAGGTCGGCGGCATTCACACGCTGGCCAATGAGCAGGCTTAATTCTTCGGCCACTTTTTCACGGTCTATGTCTTGGCTTTTTTCATCCACGGCTTCCAGGTCAAGCTGGCTTAAGCGCTTGGTGTGCTTTTCAACTGCGGAGGTGCCGCCAGCGGGCAAGTAGATGGCGCCGGTAGAGAGGTCTACGGCGAAGGCTACTACGCCCGGTAAAATACCGAACAACAGGCCGGCGGCATCCAGAATCACTACCGTTGGGTCTACGCGGCCGTCGGTTTGGCCTACGCGCTCGGGGTAGAGAAAATAGCCGCAAGCGGTGGTGTTCAGAAGTAGTACCAGGGCTGCAGTACGCGCAATGATTTTCATAGTCTGCCTCGTTAAATGCGTTAATGTCGCTGGGCTGCAGTGTAGCAAAACCCGCGAGGGCTTAGGTGCGCTGTTTGGCAAATTCCCGCTCGCGGTAGGCGCCGGGCGTGAGCCCCGTCCAGCGCTTGAAGGCCTTAAAAAACACGCTTGGCTCTGAAAAGCCCATTTTGGTGGCTATATCCTGCATGGGCAGGTCGTCGCGCAGCAGGTAGTGAATGGCCAGCGAACAGCGCACGGCGTCTTTGATTTCCTGAAAGCTGTTGCCTTCTTCCTTCAGGCGCCGGCGCAGGGTTTGGCTGGTGAGGTGCAGCGCTTGTGCCACCTGCTCAAGGCCGCATTGATCTATGCCCGAGTGATCGCTGTCGGCGGCGTTTTGCAGCAGCTGGCGCACCTGCGCCGAGAGGCTGGTGTCGCGTTGATAGTGGCTCAGCAGGCTCACCGGGGCCTGCGCCAAAAACTCTGCAAGGGTGTGCGGTGTTTGCGCCACGCGCTCATCCAAAAAGCGGGTGGCAAAACAGATGCGGGTTGCAGATTGATTAAAGTGCGGGGCGCAGCCAAAAATGTGGGCGCGCTCGCCCGGGTCTTCCGGGGTGGGGGCGTTGAAGTCGATGCGCGCTACCAGGAGCTTTTTGTCAATCATCCAGCTCGACCAGCGAATTAAAATCAACGCCAGGGTTTCCAGAAAAAACAGCGGGTCTAGCCCCGGGCGCGTGCTGTGCGTTATTTCAATACAGGCCTCGCGCTCGTTTTCCTGCAGGCCTCGCGCTCGTTTTCCTGCAGGCCGATGTGTAAGTCGTCGGTGAGCAGCTGAAAAAACTTGATGGCGCGCGCCAGTGCCCTGCGCAGGTTGGGGGTGTGAATAGTGGCGTGGCACAGCATGGCAAAGGTGCCGGGTTTGAGCGGGCGCAGGCTGTAACCGGCCGATTCATCCTGGGTGAGCGTCCACACCTTGTGCATCAATGCCACATAGTCATCCACCGGCATGCGCCAATGGGCGAGCGCCAGCTGGCGCTGTTGTTGCTCGGTGAGCAAATGGCTGGCAGCGATACCTTGGGCCTCGACGCCTGCGAGCAGGTGGCGCACGTAACAGGCCGCCACCGAGGGTGAGTGTGTCATTAGTCGCCGATGGGCAGGGGTTTGTGCAGGGTATCTACACCGCTTGCGCGCGCCAGCAGCAGCACGTCGGCTGGGCGGCTGGCAAACAGGCCGTTGGTCACCACACCCACAATTTGGTTGATGGCCATTTCCATTGCCACCGGATCTTCAATGCGCAGGTTGTGCACATCCAGAATGATGTTGCCGTTGTCGGTGGTAACGCCTTGGCGATATACCGGGTCGCCGCCCAGCTTTACCAGCTCGCGCGCCACCTGTGAGCGCGCCATGGGAATCACCTCAACAGGCAGCGGGAAAGCGCCCAGGCAATCCACCCATTTTGATTCATCGGCAATGCACACAAACTCATCGGCCACGGCCGCCACAATTTTTTCACGGGTTAAGGCTGCGCCGCCGCCTTTGATCAGGTGCAGCCGCGGGTTGGATTCATCGGCACCGTCTACATACACCACCATGTTGTCGATGGTGTTGAGGTCGTACACGGGGATGCCGTGTTGGCGCAGGCGCTCGGCAGAGGCATCGGAGCTGGCGACCGTGCCATCAAACAGGCCTTTGATCTCGGCCAAAAAGTCTATGAAGTAGTTGGCTGTGGAGCCTGTGCCCACGCCCACAATGCTGTTGGCTTCCAGTTTGGGTTTGATGTATTCAACGGCCGCACGGGCGACGGCTTGTTTAAGCTGGTCTTGATTCATTGGGCGCTCCCACTGTTAATGGCGCGATTATACCGATCTTAGGGGGTGATGGCGCGGGCGAAATTGTTTACCATGCGCGATTACGCACGCATTTATTGCGCCGCTTTTTCAAAATCTGCCAATTATTTCCGAGAATCTGAAATCACCATGCCCGAAACCTATATCAAACGCATTTTAAATGCGCGCATCTACGATGTGGCCGTTGAGACCCCATTGGACCACGCGCGCGGCTTAAGCGAGCGGTTGGGTAATCGGGTGTTGCTCAAGCGCGAAGACTTGCAGCCGGTGTTCAGTTTTAAGATTCGTGGG
This genomic stretch from Simiduia sp. 21SJ11W-1 harbors:
- a CDS encoding helix-turn-helix domain-containing protein, whose protein sequence is MILIRWSSWMIDKKLLVARIDFNAPTPEDPGERAHIFGCAPHFNQSATRICFATRFLDERVAQTPHTLAEFLAQAPVSLLSHYQRDTSLSAQVRQLLQNAADSDHSGIDQCGLEQVAQALHLTSQTLRRRLKEEGNSFQEIKDAVRCSLAIHYLLRDDLPMQDIATKMGFSEPSVFFKAFKRWTGLTPGAYREREFAKQRT
- a CDS encoding AraC family transcriptional regulator ligand-binding domain-containing protein; this translates as MTHSPSVAACYVRHLLAGVEAQGIAASHLLTEQQQRQLALAHWRMPVDDYVALMHKVWTLTQDESAGYSLRPLKPGTFAMLCHATIHTPNLRRALARAIKFFQLLTDDLHIGLQENEREACRKTSARPVLK
- the rpiA gene encoding ribose-5-phosphate isomerase RpiA; the encoded protein is MNQDQLKQAVARAAVEYIKPKLEANSIVGVGTGSTANYFIDFLAEIKGLFDGTVASSDASAERLRQHGIPVYDLNTIDNMVVYVDGADESNPRLHLIKGGGAALTREKIVAAVADEFVCIADESKWVDCLGAFPLPVEVIPMARSQVARELVKLGGDPVYRQGVTTDNGNIILDVHNLRIEDPVAMEMAINQIVGVVTNGLFASRPADVLLLARASGVDTLHKPLPIGD